The genomic segment GCCACGCATCAGCTCCGGGACCACGCGCTCGCCGAAGACGTCGATGAACCGCTCCTGCTCGCCACGGTGGATGTTGTGCAGGTCGATCTCCGCGAACCCCATCTCCGCGTCGCCCGCCAGCCACTCCAGATGCTCGTCCACGCTGTCGGAGATGCGCACCTTCTTCGCGATGTCCTCCGGCCGCACGTACTCGCCCGCCGCGTCGAACAGCGCCGGCATGCGCAGGTCCGCCAGCACGGGGCTGGGGAACTGCACCGACTTCCACTGCTCCCACGCGCCCCGCAGCGCATCTTCCTTCGTCTTCGCGAAGCTGAGCTGCGCCTGGAGATGGATCGGCTTCCCCTCCCCGCCTCCGCGCCGGAAAGCGTCCACGATCTGCTGCATCGACTCGCGCTCGCCCACCACGGTGATGAGCCCGTCCGCCCAGCCGCCCATCCACTCCGCCGTCTCCGGGCTGAGCGCCGCGCCCACGATCATCGGCGGCTCCGGCGGCAGCGTGTACAGCTTCGCCTCTTCGACCGTGACGAGGCCGTGGTGCGTCACCGTCTCACCCGCCCACAGCGCGCGGATGATGTCCACGCCTTCGCGCAGCCGGGCGTTGCGCTCGGGCTTGCACGGCCAGCGTTCGCCCGTGATGTGCTCGTTCAGCGCCTCGCCGCTGCCCGGCGCGATCCAGAAGCGGCCGGGGAACATCTCCGCCAGCGTCGCCGCCGCCTGCGCGATGATGGCCGGGCTGTAGCGCCATCCCCCCGGCACCGTCACCACGCCGAACGGCAGCGAGGTGGACGCCAGCGCCGCGCCCAGCCACGACCACGCGAAGCCACTGTGGCCCTGCGCCTCGCTCCACGGGTGGAAGTGGTCGCTGCACATGGCCGACGCGAAGCCCGCCGCGTCCGCCCGCTTCACCAGCCGCAGCAGCTCGCCCGGCGCGTACTGCTCGTGCGAGCAGTGGTAGCCGATGCGGAGCCCGGCAGCCTTCATCGGCTGGTGCCCTTGCCCGTGGGCGCCAGCACCTCGCCCGTGTAGTAGCGCGCGTCCGCGCTGGCCAGGAAGACGTACGACGTGGCGATCTCCACCGGCTGCGCGGGCCGCTTCCACACCGAGTCCTGCCCGAACTTCTCTACGTGCTCGGGCGACAGGGTGGCTGGAATGAGCGGCGTCCACACCGGGCCCGGCGCCACGCAGTTCACGCGGATGCCGCGGTCCGCCAGCCCATTGGCGAGCGACTTGGTGAAAGTGTGGATGGCGCCCTTCGTGGACGCGTAGTCGATCAGCCCAGGGTTGCCCTCCAGCGCCGTGACCGAGCCGGTGTTGATGATGGCCGCGCCCGCCTTGAGGTGCGGCAGCGCGGCCTGCACCATGTAGATGTAGCCGAAGATGTTGGTGCGGAACGTCCGGTCCAGCTGCTCCGGCGTGATCTCCTCGATCCCTTCCGTCTCCATTTGGTACGCCGCGTTGTTCACGAGCACGTCCAGCCGCCCGAACGCCTCCGTCGCGGCGCGCACCAGCCCGCGGCACTGCTCCGGCTCGCGCACGTCGAAGCGGTGGGTGATGCAGCGGCGGCCGGCCTTCTCCACCCAGCGCTTCGTCTCCGCCGCGTCCTCATCTTCCTTCTCGCTCTCGTAGCCGATCGCCACGTCGGCCCCCTCGCGCGCGAACGCGATCGCCACCGCCCGCCCGATGCCGCTGTCGCCGCCCGTTACGATGGCGGCCAGCCCCTCCAGCTTGCCGCAGCCGCGGTAGCTCTCCTCGCCGTGGTCGGGCTTCTCCCGCATCTCCGTCTCCACACCCGGCGGCGACTGCTCCGGCTCGTGCGTGTCCGGCTTCTCCGCCTGCTTTGGATCGCGCTCCTCCATGGTCTTCGCTCCCGCGCAACTCTGTGCCCCGCGCGCCGATGCAGCCCCCCGCCGCACCCGCCGAAGCCCGCGCCGTTTTGCACGACGTGTACCGGCGGAGGGGACAGGGGAGATTCAACTCAGGTGTGCCCGTCGTTGTGGTGCCGTTCGGCGGCGTGGTATAATCTGGAAGAAGATTTTCGCACCGTGCGAAAAGCTGGTAGCACACCTCGGAGCAGACGAATGGAGCTTCGCGACGCGCTTGCGGAAGTGGACCGGCTCCGCGCGGAGCTGGATGCGCTGCGCCCGCTGGATGCCGCGCAGCAGAAGCGCGTGATGGACAAGTTTCGCCTGGAGTGGAACTACCACTCGAACGCGATCGAGGGGAACTCGCTCACGTTCGGTGAGACGCGCGCCTTCCTGCTCCACGGCCTGACCGCGAAGGGCAAGCCGTTCAAGGACTACCTGGACATCCAGGGGCATGACCGTGTGATCGACGTGCTCTTGGACGTGGTCCATGATCGCGAAGAGCTGACGGAGTCGATGATCCGCGAGATGCACAAGGTGCTTCTCGTGGAGCCGTACTCCATGCCTGCCGAGAGTCCCGAGGGACTGCCCACTTCGCGCAGAATCGAAATCGGGCAGTACAAGACCGCGGCCAACCACGTCGTCACCCGCACCGGCCAGACCCACTACTTCGCCGAACCGGTAGATACGCCTGCGCGGATGGCCAATCTCATCCGCTGGTTTCGGGAGAACCGCGACAATCCGGACGTCCACCCGGTCTTACTCGCCGCCTTGTTCCATCACCAATTCGTCGCCATCCATCCGTTCGACGACGGCAACGGCCGGCTGGCGCGCATTCTCCTGAACTTGATTTTGATGCGGGCGGGTTATCCACCTGTCGTGTTCAAGCTGGAAAAGAAGGCCGAATACTTCCTGGCTTTGGAGAAGGCAGATGTCGGTGAGGAAGAGGATTTCGTCGTATTCGTCGCGGAATCATTGATCGATTCGCTTCGGATGTCTCTGAAAGCCGCGCGCGGGGAGTCGATTGACGAACTCGCCGACTTCGATAAACGGTTGAACCTGCTTACCCGCACTCTTCAAACTCGAGCCGATCCCTCACTCGATGTTGATGATGAGTGGACGAAGGAAATGCAACTTCGTGTATTGCCGAAAATTCTGCTGGTATTCCGCGCAGTAGCAGAACGCATAACTCATCTGAATGGCATTTTTGCCTCTCCGCCTGCAGCGAAGATTACGGCATCGTCACGAGATGGCGCCCATAGTCAAACGTTTGATGATCCACGGCTGCTCAGTGAAAACGTTGTGCGCTGGGCGGCCGAGAGACTGTTAACAGCTCTTCATATGAATCATGAAGGGCGTCTCCGGAAAAGCGTTCTTGCGAGCTTATCAACCCGGTTGCGCCCGGATGTATTCGCCCCGAGCGTTTCCGTGCGATTTCACCCCACTTCTATCGCATTCAGGGCGAAATTTCCAGGTCTTCCACCCAGCATATATCCGCCGATGTCCTATCTGGAATTCAGCGAGACCAACATGTCATCGGAAATCACGAAGTTCCTTCTCGCAGATCTCGTCGCGTCGGTAGATAAGCTTGCTTCCAGTTAGCGAAGCCGCCTACGCCGCCGGCTCCTGCGCGGGCGACCACTCGGTCGCGTGGACGGCGCG from the Longimicrobiaceae bacterium genome contains:
- a CDS encoding TIGR03885 family FMN-dependent LLM class oxidoreductase, whose translation is MKAAGLRIGYHCSHEQYAPGELLRLVKRADAAGFASAMCSDHFHPWSEAQGHSGFAWSWLGAALASTSLPFGVVTVPGGWRYSPAIIAQAAATLAEMFPGRFWIAPGSGEALNEHITGERWPCKPERNARLREGVDIIRALWAGETVTHHGLVTVEEAKLYTLPPEPPMIVGAALSPETAEWMGGWADGLITVVGERESMQQIVDAFRRGGGEGKPIHLQAQLSFAKTKEDALRGAWEQWKSVQFPSPVLADLRMPALFDAAGEYVRPEDIAKKVRISDSVDEHLEWLAGDAEMGFAEIDLHNIHRGEQERFIDVFGERVVPELMRG
- a CDS encoding SDR family oxidoreductase, yielding MEERDPKQAEKPDTHEPEQSPPGVETEMREKPDHGEESYRGCGKLEGLAAIVTGGDSGIGRAVAIAFAREGADVAIGYESEKEDEDAAETKRWVEKAGRRCITHRFDVREPEQCRGLVRAATEAFGRLDVLVNNAAYQMETEGIEEITPEQLDRTFRTNIFGYIYMVQAALPHLKAGAAIINTGSVTALEGNPGLIDYASTKGAIHTFTKSLANGLADRGIRVNCVAPGPVWTPLIPATLSPEHVEKFGQDSVWKRPAQPVEIATSYVFLASADARYYTGEVLAPTGKGTSR
- a CDS encoding Fic family protein is translated as MELRDALAEVDRLRAELDALRPLDAAQQKRVMDKFRLEWNYHSNAIEGNSLTFGETRAFLLHGLTAKGKPFKDYLDIQGHDRVIDVLLDVVHDREELTESMIREMHKVLLVEPYSMPAESPEGLPTSRRIEIGQYKTAANHVVTRTGQTHYFAEPVDTPARMANLIRWFRENRDNPDVHPVLLAALFHHQFVAIHPFDDGNGRLARILLNLILMRAGYPPVVFKLEKKAEYFLALEKADVGEEEDFVVFVAESLIDSLRMSLKAARGESIDELADFDKRLNLLTRTLQTRADPSLDVDDEWTKEMQLRVLPKILLVFRAVAERITHLNGIFASPPAAKITASSRDGAHSQTFDDPRLLSENVVRWAAERLLTALHMNHEGRLRKSVLASLSTRLRPDVFAPSVSVRFHPTSIAFRAKFPGLPPSIYPPMSYLEFSETNMSSEITKFLLADLVASVDKLASS